In Chloroflexota bacterium, the genomic stretch ATCCTCGTCGCCATCACGATGGGCATGGCCCTGCCGCTCGGCCCGTTCTGGGGCGTGCTGGCCGAGCGCTTCTCACGGCGGGTCATCCTGCTGCGGACCTTCATCATCCTGGCGGTCTCCCTGCTGGTCGCCGCCTGGGCTGAGACGCTTGGCTGGGTGATCCTGGCGCGCGCTCTCTGCGGGTTCAGCTACGGCGTCGGCGGCGTGATCACCGCGACGCAGGCCATGCTGACCCCGCGTCCGTACGTCGGGCGGGCCGTGGCGACGGTGCAGACGGCGATGCCGATCGCGGCCAGCATCGGGCCGCCGCTCGGCGCGCTGCTCATCCCCGTCATCGGGCTGCGCGGGCTACAGATCCTCGACGCCGTCCTGGTGCTCGTCGCCGGGATCGTGCTGGCGCTGCTGCTGCCCGAGCCAGAGGGTGCGCCGAAGCCAGTATCCGTCATGGGGCGTATGGGGGAGGTCTTCGCTATTTCCTGGAAGACGCCTGGCATCCGCTGGAACTTCGCCAATCAGTTCCTGGTGCGGTCTGGCTCCGGGACGGTGGATGCCTACATTTCGGTGCGTATCGCCCAGGTGGCCGCCGATCCGGCCTTCGCCATCGGCTGGATCCTGGGCGGGTACGGCGTGGTCACCACGGTCAGTACCTGGCTGACGGGGCGCATCGCTGATCGCTCGGACATCGTGCGGCTGTACACGTTCGGCATGTTGTTCGGGGCCATCGTGACGCTGGGGATCATGGTGTCGCCGTGGCTCTGGCTGGTGGGCGTATTCGCGCTGTTGCGCGGCATCCCGACCGCCCTGGCGCGTCCCCTGCTGGTGGCGCACCTTGCGCGCGTCGTTCCGCACAGCTATCAGACGGGCGTCTTCGGCCTGTTCCCCACGGTGGGAAACGTCGGCGGGTTGCTGTTCCCGCTGCTGGCCGCCGGCGTCGTTGGCTCCGGGTTGTGGGCCGCCTTCGCTATCGGCGCGCTCGGGTACGCCGCGAGCGTGGCAACGGGCGTGCGCCTTGGGAGGGTGCCGATGCCGCGCGAGCACGTCTGACGATGGCGACCGTCCAGGGTGACCATCGTGCTGGCACGCGGACCGCCACCGCCAATCTGACGATGCCGGCGCGGCTTCACAGGGCCAGCACCTCGGCCCACACCCCGAACAGCCCGATGCTGACTAGCAGCAGGCCGGCCGCTCGCGTCAACAGCGTGTACCGCGCGGCGACGAACCGGGTCAGGAGGCGCTGGGCCGGGGCCGCCAGCAGCGGCAGCAGGATCAGCGGCCAGCCGAAGCCCAGCCCGAATGCCAGCGCGTAGAGCAGCCCGTCAGCCAGGGACGCGATGCTGCCGGCCCCCAGCACAAACGCACTGACGATCAGCGGACCGGCGCAGGGCAGGGTCATCGGGCCGAGCAGCAGGCCGTAGGCGAACGCCGTCAACAGCGGATTCCGGAAGACCGGCGCCCGGGCGGTGGCGAGTCGGGCGAACGGGCTCTTGCCGAGCAGCAGCAGGACGCCCAGCAGGATGACGCTGCCGTAGACCAGCGGCAGCAGCCACGGCAGCACGGCGCCAAACGTGGCGCGCAGCAGGAACAGGATCAGGCCAACTGCCAGCATCATGGTCAGCACGCCGGCCAGCACCAGGACGCCAAGCACCCCCTGCCAGTCGCGCGCCCGGCCCGAGTCGGCGGCAAGGTACGCCACCATGCTCGGGTAGAGCGGCAACATACAGACGTTGGTGAGGATGGAGGCGTTGCCCAGGACAAACGCCTCCAGCAGTTGACTCGACATGGCGCGTGTGACTCCAGAGGATCAGGGACGCGGCATCTGGTCCATCGGCTTGTCCGGCATCGCGCCGCCGGGCATCTGGTTGTTGCCCATCGAGGGGTCCGACATCGGCTTGTCCGGCATCGAGTCGCTGGACATCGACGGATCGGTCATCGGCTGCGCGCCCATCGGGTGCATCATGCTGGCCTCATCGAGCTTCGCCAGCAGCGCGTCTGCCGACTGGAAACCGGTGCTCAGATCGGTGGTCGAGCCGTCCGGCAGGATCAGGAAGTGTGGCACGGCCGGCGGGTTGGTGACGGTCCGCCCGAACTGCCCGGCCAGGGCCTGCAGCATCTCCTGACTCATGACGGCGAACGTCCAGTCAAAGCCCTGGGCGTTGACGTACGCGGCCAGCGCATCAGGCGCGAGGTTCGTCTCGACGCTCAGCCCGACGAACACGACCTGCCGCGGATCGATCTGCCCGCGCACGTGATCGCGGATGGCGCTCATCTGCTGGCGGCAGTTGGTGCACCAGGTGGCCATCGGCTCGACGTAGACGGTCTTGCCGGCGAAGTCTGCCAGCGTGAAGCTCTGGCCGGTGCGGGCGTCGGCGAGCGGGAGCGTGTGCCAGGCCGGTCGCATCATCTCCTGGGAGGCCGGCGCGGCGGTCGCCGCCGGCGCGAGTGCCAGGCCAGCGGCGAGCAGCAGCGCCAGGGCGCTGACGAGCAATCCGAGAGGCTTGCCAGAGATTCGCATGTCGTGTCCTCTCCCTGTTGCGAGGTGGCCCCGGGCAGGCCGATCCTGCCGGGGGCGCAGCGTTCAGGCGTCGGGGCGGCTGAACGGTCTCAGCGTAGGCCGTAGATGTTACGAATCGCTGACGCGGCTTGGACGCATTCGTCAGAATGACAGAGGTCGGCGTCTGCCATCGGCAGAGAAGGGTAGGCCGCCAGCGACCGGCACCCGCGCAAGCACCCGCGCAAGCATCCGCGCAAGCACAGGCGTTGGCCGGCGCAGACGGCGGCTATCCGCGTGGCAGCATCCGGAGCACCCGCAGTGCCAGCCCCAGGCTCAGGCGTGCGTCGGCGTCGTCCAGGCTCTGGCCCAGCA encodes the following:
- a CDS encoding TlpA family protein disulfide reductase is translated as MRISGKPLGLLVSALALLLAAGLALAPAATAAPASQEMMRPAWHTLPLADARTGQSFTLADFAGKTVYVEPMATWCTNCRQQMSAIRDHVRGQIDPRQVVFVGLSVETNLAPDALAAYVNAQGFDWTFAVMSQEMLQALAGQFGRTVTNPPAVPHFLILPDGSTTDLSTGFQSADALLAKLDEASMMHPMGAQPMTDPSMSSDSMPDKPMSDPSMGNNQMPGGAMPDKPMDQMPRP
- a CDS encoding MFS transporter → MQLSWRGTNVLLLATTTVMFASEGHLIAFTPLQLRELGLDDTEVGVWTGILVAITMGMALPLGPFWGVLAERFSRRVILLRTFIILAVSLLVAAWAETLGWVILARALCGFSYGVGGVITATQAMLTPRPYVGRAVATVQTAMPIAASIGPPLGALLIPVIGLRGLQILDAVLVLVAGIVLALLLPEPEGAPKPVSVMGRMGEVFAISWKTPGIRWNFANQFLVRSGSGTVDAYISVRIAQVAADPAFAIGWILGGYGVVTTVSTWLTGRIADRSDIVRLYTFGMLFGAIVTLGIMVSPWLWLVGVFALLRGIPTALARPLLVAHLARVVPHSYQTGVFGLFPTVGNVGGLLFPLLAAGVVGSGLWAAFAIGALGYAASVATGVRLGRVPMPREHV